In one Fundidesulfovibrio magnetotacticus genomic region, the following are encoded:
- a CDS encoding hybrid sensor histidine kinase/response regulator, with amino-acid sequence MLDRLSFRLALPVTLAVLLLGGCLALFVLGAISRFAQEHAEHDLQSYARETSAILDAAYDQLAASGRMADPDEVRAARGRALAALEKSVRANAITCLVLGPKEQILLQAGIADPAPLLAAAKAPGGVEDVPVGEDRYHVLRSAFPLWNLNVLLARKDADFPRLAAAVRDLYLGAGGLLVLALVAFLLFSHAVVSRPVRLIADDLLHGRRPSYRGIREFESLTRSIGAVMASLDERERLVRLSRTWYRQMFEAAPAMMFTTSRRGWFCDVNLAFIDHTGLGREHLLNAPLSEVLDVDPDLLQRLWEGEPLRRAPAQLRPASGPPRQALLDALVTEDPKGERVALFVAIDVTEERRARAELIAAKEAAEEASRAKSEFLANVSHEIRTPLNGVLGMLQLLEKSGLDQRRDDWVRNALDCGRSLLTLLGDILDLSSLESGSRQCRLEPFSAVDILREVAQLYVRQAQAKGITLAVEADPAIPRTLLGDGGRLRQALFNLAGNAVKFTPSGSVTLRADAVGRDRQGVSRLLFSVEDTGVGIEPAKLARVFEPFTQADGSHTRRYQGAGLGLAIVRRLVRLWEGSLEIDSQPGEGCTVSFTMPVSPAPRGAEPPLPAPAHPAQPRPGGRVLLAEDDPVNTVMTMDMLESLGYLATIVENGEEALKALAQEDFDCLIMDIQMPGMDGLTATRAIRRAPALGEKARIPIIALTAHALPGDRERFLAEGMDDYLPKPVEYDDLAVALHRAMGKPWRRLLS; translated from the coding sequence GTGCTCGACCGCCTCTCCTTCCGACTCGCCCTGCCCGTGACCCTGGCCGTGCTCCTGCTGGGTGGCTGCCTGGCGCTCTTCGTACTGGGGGCCATCTCCCGCTTCGCCCAGGAACACGCCGAGCACGACCTGCAAAGCTACGCCCGCGAGACCAGCGCCATCCTCGACGCCGCCTACGACCAGCTTGCCGCCAGCGGACGCATGGCAGACCCCGACGAGGTGCGCGCCGCCAGGGGCCGCGCCCTGGCGGCCCTGGAGAAATCCGTGCGGGCCAACGCCATCACCTGCCTGGTCCTCGGCCCCAAGGAGCAGATCCTGCTCCAGGCGGGCATCGCCGACCCCGCCCCCCTGCTGGCGGCCGCCAAGGCCCCGGGAGGCGTGGAGGACGTCCCGGTGGGGGAAGACCGCTACCACGTGCTGCGCAGCGCATTCCCCCTGTGGAACCTGAACGTTCTCCTGGCCCGCAAGGACGCCGACTTCCCGCGTCTGGCCGCGGCCGTGCGCGACCTCTACCTGGGCGCGGGCGGCCTGCTGGTGCTGGCCCTTGTGGCGTTTCTGCTGTTCTCCCACGCCGTGGTCTCGCGGCCCGTGCGCCTCATCGCGGACGACCTGCTCCACGGCAGGCGGCCCTCTTACCGGGGCATCCGGGAGTTCGAGTCCCTGACGCGCTCCATCGGCGCGGTGATGGCCTCGCTGGACGAGCGCGAGCGCCTCGTGCGCCTCTCGCGCACGTGGTACCGCCAGATGTTCGAGGCCGCGCCCGCCATGATGTTCACCACCTCGCGCCGTGGCTGGTTCTGCGACGTGAACCTGGCCTTCATCGACCACACGGGCCTGGGCCGCGAACACCTGCTCAACGCCCCGCTCTCGGAAGTCCTGGACGTGGACCCGGACCTGCTGCAACGCCTCTGGGAGGGCGAGCCCCTGCGCCGCGCCCCGGCCCAGTTGCGCCCCGCCTCGGGACCGCCGCGCCAGGCCCTCCTGGACGCCCTGGTCACCGAGGACCCCAAGGGCGAGCGCGTGGCCCTCTTCGTGGCCATCGACGTCACCGAGGAACGCCGCGCCCGCGCGGAGCTCATCGCCGCCAAGGAGGCAGCCGAGGAGGCCAGCCGCGCCAAGAGCGAATTCCTGGCCAACGTGAGCCACGAGATCCGCACGCCCCTCAACGGCGTGCTGGGCATGCTCCAGCTTCTGGAGAAATCCGGCCTGGACCAGCGCCGCGACGACTGGGTGCGCAACGCACTGGACTGCGGGCGCTCCCTGCTCACGCTCCTGGGCGACATCCTGGACCTCTCCAGCCTGGAGTCCGGCAGCCGCCAGTGCCGCCTGGAGCCCTTCAGCGCCGTGGACATCCTGCGCGAGGTGGCCCAGCTCTACGTGCGCCAGGCCCAGGCCAAGGGGATCACCCTGGCCGTGGAGGCCGACCCCGCCATCCCCCGCACCCTCCTGGGCGACGGCGGCAGGCTGCGCCAGGCCCTCTTCAACCTGGCGGGCAACGCCGTGAAGTTCACCCCTTCGGGGTCCGTGACCCTGCGCGCCGACGCCGTGGGGCGCGACCGCCAAGGCGTCTCCCGGCTGCTTTTCTCGGTGGAGGACACGGGCGTGGGCATCGAACCGGCCAAGCTGGCCCGGGTCTTCGAGCCCTTCACCCAGGCCGACGGCTCCCACACGCGGCGCTACCAGGGCGCCGGGTTGGGCCTGGCCATCGTCCGGCGTCTGGTGCGCCTGTGGGAGGGCTCGCTGGAGATCGACTCGCAGCCCGGGGAAGGCTGCACCGTGAGCTTCACCATGCCCGTCTCTCCCGCCCCCCGGGGGGCCGAGCCCCCGCTGCCCGCCCCCGCCCACCCGGCCCAGCCCAGGCCCGGCGGGCGCGTGCTCCTGGCCGAGGACGACCCCGTGAACACCGTGATGACCATGGACATGCTCGAAAGCCTCGGCTACCTGGCCACCATCGTGGAAAACGGCGAGGAGGCCCTGAAAGCCCTGGCCCAGGAAGACTTCGACTGCCTGATCATGGACATCCAGATGCCCGGCATGGACGGCCTCACGGCCACGCGGGCCATCCGGCGCGCACCGGCCCTGGGCGAGAAGGCCCGCATCCCCATCATCGCCCTCACCGCCCACGCCCTGCCCGGAGACCGCGAGCGCTTCCTGGCCGAAGGCATGGACGATTACCTCCCCAAGCCCGTGGAGTACGACGACCTGGCCGTGGCCCTGCACCGGGCCATGGGCAAGCCCTGGCGACGCCTGCTCAGTTGA
- a CDS encoding ribonuclease catalytic domain-containing protein, translated as MTRHPSIQSLPLPGTVVEYLQGNEPHLAWVEEASGDKLRLYTLTRREVKLAGARLLPWLGPRHEGAFNREGILEKLKEHAARRETLRAGLDPLEIWELAQGEVSQNSAAWFAGLAFEQPDVDQVAAMGRALLSVKTHFKFQPPNFEVYPAETVERRLAEQEAARERELVVTAGHVFFQELWAGWSSGRRKDPARLEAQLDPSAAQRLKDLLRAIMADAESQEHGPLWQQLRKGLPEHPAQALILAQEWGIVGPNHNVLLDQAGYDEGDAWSEAFAGEIEALGRDFQARREPPLDTPFLSIDSPTTRDIDDAFHVERLPDGWRVRMALARPTLSWDFESPLGRAVARRASSLYLPEGDSHMLPEALGCGLYSLKAGEDRPALLLDWELDPQGGARSFTPSLGWVRVAANLTYEDVEAALARGDAPPEAAAARDLAALLRGARVERGAVVIDRPEPRIELSGHPGPAHVEIGPGKDYPEAQLAVSELMILANASMAAWAGERGVALFHRVQDVTLPAGYAGVWTDPVDMHRVVKQLCGASLEARPGRHASLAAEAYAPVTSPLRRMADFVNLAQVESFLSAGAPRLTREALQESLGPLAARLDAVAMVQRGRPRYWKLAHLQQVGREREFEAVALEECGHLTALSLTTLQMYTRVPRDMLGGPFQAGQRFRARVGKVDPLTGEFRVLSLREADEKPEAGEWPPKVD; from the coding sequence TTGACCAGGCATCCCAGCATCCAGAGCCTCCCCCTGCCGGGCACGGTGGTGGAATACCTCCAGGGCAACGAGCCCCACCTGGCGTGGGTGGAGGAGGCCTCGGGCGACAAGCTCAGGCTCTACACCCTCACCCGGCGCGAGGTGAAGCTCGCCGGGGCGCGCCTGCTGCCCTGGCTGGGGCCGCGCCACGAGGGGGCCTTCAACCGCGAGGGGATCCTCGAAAAGCTCAAGGAACACGCCGCCCGGCGCGAGACCCTTCGCGCCGGGCTCGACCCCCTGGAAATCTGGGAGCTGGCCCAGGGAGAGGTGTCCCAGAATTCCGCCGCATGGTTCGCGGGCCTGGCCTTCGAGCAGCCCGACGTGGACCAGGTGGCGGCCATGGGCCGGGCGCTGCTCTCGGTGAAGACCCACTTCAAGTTCCAGCCGCCCAACTTCGAGGTCTATCCGGCCGAAACCGTGGAGCGCCGCCTGGCCGAGCAGGAGGCTGCCCGCGAGCGCGAACTGGTGGTCACGGCGGGACACGTCTTCTTCCAGGAGCTGTGGGCCGGGTGGTCCTCGGGGCGGCGCAAGGACCCGGCGCGCCTGGAGGCCCAGTTGGACCCCTCGGCCGCCCAAAGGCTCAAGGACCTGCTGCGCGCCATCATGGCCGACGCCGAGAGCCAGGAACACGGCCCCCTGTGGCAGCAGCTGCGCAAGGGGCTGCCCGAGCACCCTGCCCAGGCCCTCATCCTGGCCCAGGAGTGGGGCATCGTGGGGCCAAACCACAACGTGCTCCTGGACCAGGCGGGCTACGACGAGGGCGACGCCTGGAGCGAAGCCTTCGCCGGCGAGATCGAGGCCCTCGGGCGCGACTTCCAGGCCCGGCGCGAACCGCCCCTGGACACCCCTTTCCTGAGCATCGATTCGCCCACCACCCGCGACATCGACGACGCCTTCCACGTGGAGCGCCTCCCGGACGGCTGGCGCGTGCGCATGGCCCTGGCCAGGCCCACGCTCTCCTGGGACTTCGAAAGCCCCCTGGGCCGGGCCGTGGCGCGCCGCGCCTCGAGCCTCTACCTGCCCGAGGGCGACAGCCACATGCTCCCCGAGGCCCTGGGCTGCGGGCTCTACAGCCTCAAGGCCGGGGAGGACCGCCCCGCCCTGTTGCTGGACTGGGAGCTCGACCCCCAAGGCGGCGCGCGCTCCTTTACCCCCTCCCTGGGCTGGGTGCGCGTGGCGGCCAACCTGACCTACGAGGACGTGGAGGCCGCCCTGGCCCGGGGCGACGCCCCGCCCGAGGCGGCGGCCGCGCGCGACCTGGCGGCACTGCTGCGCGGGGCGCGCGTGGAACGGGGGGCCGTGGTCATCGACCGGCCCGAGCCGCGCATCGAACTTTCCGGCCATCCCGGCCCCGCGCACGTGGAGATCGGCCCCGGCAAGGACTATCCCGAGGCTCAGCTGGCCGTGAGCGAACTGATGATCCTGGCCAACGCCTCCATGGCCGCCTGGGCAGGCGAGCGGGGGGTGGCCCTCTTCCACCGCGTCCAGGACGTGACGCTTCCTGCGGGCTACGCCGGGGTCTGGACCGACCCCGTGGACATGCACCGGGTGGTCAAGCAGCTCTGCGGGGCCTCCCTGGAGGCGCGCCCGGGCCGCCACGCGAGTCTGGCGGCCGAGGCCTACGCGCCGGTCACGTCGCCGTTGCGGCGCATGGCGGATTTCGTGAACCTGGCCCAGGTGGAGAGCTTCCTGTCCGCGGGCGCGCCCAGGCTCACGCGCGAGGCGCTCCAGGAGTCCCTGGGGCCGCTGGCGGCGCGCCTGGACGCCGTGGCCATGGTGCAGCGGGGCAGGCCGCGCTACTGGAAGCTCGCGCACCTGCAGCAGGTGGGCCGCGAGCGCGAGTTCGAGGCCGTGGCCCTGGAAGAGTGCGGACACCTGACGGCCTTGAGCCTGACCACGCTTCAGATGTACACCCGCGTCCCGCGCGACATGCTGGGCGGCCCCTTCCAGGCCGGCCAGCGCTTCCGGGCGCGCGTGGGCAAGGTGGACCCCCTCACCGGCGAATTCCGGGTGCTCTCCCTGCGCGAGGCGGACGAGAAGCCCGAGGCCGGGGAGTGGCCCCCGAAAGTGGACTAG
- a CDS encoding SAM-dependent methyltransferase: protein MSSDFTVYLAPKGFTDELVYELGDATEVVDRLVFAPGPPRPVAWAQNIWLNPQRIRVESITDAANKLKALQRNWALWSVRHHRRARLIEAQLPSVKPKPMAIGTPPPRAPLGSWTLLERDLLVASPACSSPFAHGEVQFLENKTDPPNRAYLKLWELFTLLEAAPKPESFCLDLGGSPGGWTWVLARLGCRVLTVDKAPLDPRIEALPGVEYRMLSAFALDPREVGPVDWLFCDVVCYPDRLWRLVDRWRTFGKARNFVCTIKFQGPTDHETAAKFWAFPGSRLVHLHNNKHELTWVLLDGEEFPTFAPEDGETPRKLGEFGMPGVEE, encoded by the coding sequence GTGAGTTCCGATTTCACCGTCTATCTGGCCCCCAAGGGCTTCACCGACGAACTCGTCTACGAACTGGGCGACGCCACCGAAGTGGTGGACCGCCTTGTTTTCGCGCCGGGGCCGCCCCGGCCCGTGGCCTGGGCCCAGAACATCTGGCTCAATCCCCAGCGCATCCGGGTGGAGTCCATCACGGACGCCGCCAACAAGCTCAAGGCGCTCCAGCGCAACTGGGCCCTGTGGAGCGTGCGCCACCACCGCCGCGCCCGGCTCATCGAGGCCCAGCTGCCCTCGGTGAAGCCCAAGCCCATGGCCATCGGCACGCCGCCGCCGCGCGCGCCCCTGGGCTCCTGGACGCTCCTGGAGCGAGACCTCCTGGTGGCCTCGCCCGCCTGCTCCAGCCCCTTCGCCCACGGCGAGGTGCAGTTCCTGGAGAACAAGACCGACCCGCCCAACCGGGCCTATCTGAAGCTCTGGGAGCTCTTCACGCTCCTGGAGGCCGCGCCCAAGCCCGAGAGCTTCTGCCTGGACCTGGGCGGGAGCCCGGGCGGCTGGACGTGGGTGCTGGCCAGGCTGGGCTGCCGGGTGCTCACCGTGGACAAGGCCCCCCTGGACCCCAGGATCGAGGCCCTGCCCGGCGTGGAGTACCGCATGCTCTCGGCCTTCGCCCTGGACCCGCGCGAGGTGGGCCCCGTGGACTGGCTCTTCTGCGACGTGGTCTGCTACCCCGACCGCCTCTGGAGGCTGGTGGACCGCTGGCGCACCTTCGGCAAGGCGCGCAACTTCGTGTGCACCATCAAGTTCCAGGGTCCCACCGATCACGAGACCGCGGCCAAGTTCTGGGCCTTCCCCGGCTCGCGCCTGGTGCACCTGCACAACAACAAGCACGAGCTGACCTGGGTGCTCCTGGACGGCGAGGAGTTCCCCACCTTCGCGCCCGAAGACGGCGAGACGCCCAGGAAGCTGGGCGAGTTCGGCATGCCGGGGGTGGAGGAGTAG
- a CDS encoding IMP cyclohydrolase, which yields MSDLKKMYTTIQEDPFPQDLTVTLGGQTLVFAKKTWTIDGEQKGLRYGENPDQPAALYQLKDGALELGGVRFRGPGRGLVSALTEEHMIQAGKHPGKTNLTDVDNGLNILQYLSARPAVVILKHNNPCGAAWSAEGLAKAFERANLSDRIAAFGGAVVVNRTLDKATAELINAGYFEVVAAPDYEPAALEILKTKKNLRIVAIPGLAVLADYVGEPFLDVKTLMDGGLVLQFSFRNRILEVADFLPAKTETKDGKAFTARAPSPAEAQDLLFAWAVEAGVSSNSVIFVKDGATVGIGTGEQDRVGVVQLTIHKAYTKYADLLAFERHKLSIHDLREKAASDPALARSLAEIEAQTKADRGGLPGSALVSDGFFPFRDGVDLAIAQGVTAIAQPGGSIRDWEVIQACNEAAPQVAMVFTGQRSFKH from the coding sequence ATGAGCGACCTGAAAAAAATGTACACCACCATCCAGGAAGACCCCTTTCCCCAGGACCTCACCGTCACCCTGGGCGGTCAGACCCTGGTGTTCGCCAAGAAGACCTGGACCATCGACGGCGAGCAAAAGGGCCTGCGCTACGGCGAGAACCCCGATCAGCCCGCCGCGCTCTACCAGCTTAAGGACGGCGCCCTGGAACTGGGCGGCGTGCGCTTCCGCGGCCCCGGACGCGGCCTCGTCTCGGCCCTCACGGAAGAGCACATGATCCAGGCCGGAAAGCATCCCGGAAAGACCAACCTCACCGACGTGGACAACGGCCTGAACATCCTCCAGTACCTCTCGGCCAGGCCCGCCGTCGTGATCCTCAAGCACAACAACCCCTGCGGCGCGGCCTGGTCCGCCGAGGGCCTGGCCAAGGCCTTCGAGCGCGCCAACCTCTCCGACCGCATCGCCGCCTTCGGCGGGGCCGTGGTGGTGAACCGCACCCTGGACAAGGCCACGGCCGAGCTCATCAACGCGGGCTACTTCGAGGTGGTGGCAGCACCGGACTACGAACCGGCCGCCCTGGAGATCCTCAAGACCAAGAAGAACCTGCGCATCGTGGCCATCCCGGGCCTCGCCGTCCTGGCCGACTACGTGGGCGAACCCTTCCTGGACGTGAAGACCCTCATGGACGGCGGACTGGTGCTCCAGTTCTCCTTCCGCAACCGTATTCTCGAAGTTGCCGACTTCCTTCCCGCCAAGACCGAGACCAAGGACGGCAAGGCCTTCACCGCCCGCGCCCCCAGCCCCGCCGAGGCGCAGGACCTGCTCTTCGCCTGGGCCGTGGAGGCGGGCGTCTCCTCCAACTCCGTGATCTTCGTCAAGGACGGGGCCACCGTGGGCATCGGCACCGGCGAGCAGGACCGCGTGGGCGTGGTCCAGCTGACCATCCACAAGGCCTACACCAAGTACGCCGACCTCCTGGCCTTCGAGCGCCACAAGCTCTCCATCCACGACCTGCGCGAAAAGGCCGCCTCGGACCCGGCCCTGGCCCGGTCCCTGGCCGAGATCGAGGCCCAGACCAAGGCCGACCGGGGCGGACTGCCCGGCAGCGCCCTGGTCTCCGACGGCTTCTTCCCCTTCCGCGACGGCGTGGACCTGGCCATCGCCCAGGGCGTCACGGCCATCGCCCAGCCCGGCGGCTCCATCCGCGACTGGGAGGTGATCCAGGCCTGCAACGAAGCCGCGCCCCAGGTGGCCATGGTCTTCACCGGCCAGCGCTCCTTCAAGCACTAG
- the plsY gene encoding glycerol-3-phosphate 1-O-acyltransferase PlsY, whose protein sequence is MLAKILWLGLAYLAGSFPFGLFIAQAARGIDPRTAGSGNIGATNVARLCGTKLGVLTLACDALKGFVPVAVAWKLGGGWYASLTALACVGGHMFPVFLHYKGGKGVATAIGAVLALCPWAAVVSGLSCAALIAASGFVSVGSLFFAASLPFTAAWFGPWSIVPFTTAIAALIVWKHKDNIRRLLAREEKPWRKKAG, encoded by the coding sequence GTGCTTGCGAAGATCCTCTGGCTTGGCCTGGCCTACCTGGCGGGGTCGTTCCCCTTCGGGCTGTTCATCGCCCAGGCGGCGCGCGGCATCGATCCGCGCACGGCGGGCAGCGGCAACATCGGGGCCACCAACGTGGCCAGACTCTGCGGCACGAAGCTCGGCGTGCTCACCCTGGCCTGCGACGCCCTCAAGGGTTTCGTGCCCGTGGCCGTGGCCTGGAAGCTGGGCGGCGGCTGGTACGCCTCGCTCACGGCCCTGGCCTGCGTGGGCGGGCACATGTTCCCGGTGTTTTTGCACTACAAGGGCGGCAAAGGCGTGGCCACGGCCATCGGGGCCGTGCTGGCCCTGTGCCCGTGGGCGGCGGTGGTCTCGGGGCTCTCCTGCGCGGCGCTCATCGCGGCCTCGGGCTTCGTCTCGGTGGGCTCGCTCTTCTTCGCCGCCAGCCTGCCCTTCACGGCGGCGTGGTTCGGCCCGTGGAGCATCGTGCCCTTCACCACGGCGATCGCCGCGCTCATCGTCTGGAAGCACAAGGACAACATCCGCAGGCTCCTGGCCCGCGAGGAAAAACCGTGGCGGAAAAAGGCAGGCTGA
- a CDS encoding DNA polymerase III subunit delta', producing MNGAFFGLPPRQELARRRLDDLGRNPPQVLVLEGGTAPEREAAALYYAAALNCARLLEDPTRQSPCGACPACVQVRERTYMDLLYLDGAEQSIKVDDIREVRQKVGEPPRGPGRRLVALTEAQGLTPQAANALLKSMEEPRPGNCFVLLAPQRERLLPTLVSRSWVLTLAWPEPSSAQCPSGEGPEAPFMDALERFWHTGHGLFGLTGSKGKLTRPVAQQVVLALSKELAQALAGRPCSRLGAFFAERLGVEGLRALDLLLEAAQEALINMANPALVLERLAVRVWLLSR from the coding sequence ATGAACGGCGCGTTCTTCGGCCTGCCCCCCCGGCAGGAGCTGGCCAGACGCCGACTGGACGACCTGGGGCGCAACCCGCCCCAGGTGCTCGTGCTGGAGGGCGGCACGGCCCCGGAACGCGAGGCCGCCGCGCTCTACTACGCCGCCGCGCTCAACTGCGCCCGTCTCCTGGAGGACCCCACCCGCCAATCGCCCTGCGGGGCCTGCCCCGCCTGCGTCCAGGTGCGCGAGCGCACCTACATGGACCTGCTCTACCTGGACGGGGCCGAGCAATCCATCAAGGTGGACGACATCCGCGAGGTGCGCCAGAAGGTGGGCGAGCCCCCCCGGGGGCCGGGCCGCCGCTTGGTCGCCCTCACCGAGGCCCAGGGGCTCACGCCCCAGGCGGCCAACGCCCTGCTCAAATCCATGGAGGAGCCCAGGCCGGGCAACTGCTTCGTGCTCCTGGCCCCCCAGCGCGAGCGCCTGCTGCCCACGCTGGTCTCGCGCTCGTGGGTTCTCACCCTGGCCTGGCCGGAGCCCTCCTCGGCCCAGTGCCCCTCCGGCGAGGGCCCGGAGGCGCCCTTCATGGATGCCCTGGAGCGCTTCTGGCACACGGGCCACGGCCTCTTCGGGCTCACGGGGTCCAAGGGCAAGCTCACCCGCCCAGTGGCCCAGCAGGTGGTGCTGGCCCTCTCCAAGGAGCTGGCACAGGCCCTGGCCGGACGCCCCTGCTCCAGACTGGGCGCGTTCTTCGCGGAGCGCCTGGGGGTTGAGGGCCTGCGCGCCCTGGACCTGCTGCTGGAGGCCGCCCAGGAGGCCCTGATCAACATGGCCAACCCCGCCCTGGTCCTGGAGCGCCTGGCCGTGCGCGTCTGGCTCCTCTCCCGCTAG
- a CDS encoding ABC transporter substrate-binding protein, which produces MRTVIHLLLAALLGLNPVAHGASSAEPPVQLGVALSLSGPSADASRAFAEGVRLWIEEANRQGGILGRRVELLWRDDRSDPEQTALAYRELARETPLLLGPPERVAGLAVLPVLVRAKAPCVFPAPATDSLWEGGGGFAFGLLTPLSEWAGGFFEIAAREGLETAASVSVDHPYDRNVSGNVAKLAGRFGLRVTFQESVPLDQAARALEAAQKTHPGALLLWGSPRGCVAALRALKAMRWKPRALYVSSSLFEEPLSALAGSAADEAFTALPWAPFAARAYPGGAEFVRDYHVATGRNPGYLAATAYAGCQVLAAAAAKAGTLDRDKLRLALASLDVVTIVGRYGVDPSGRQLRQFPLTVQLRKGREEIVWPEQMRTARPQVAR; this is translated from the coding sequence GTGCGAACCGTCATCCACCTCCTCCTCGCCGCCTTGCTGGGCCTCAACCCCGTCGCGCACGGGGCCTCGTCGGCCGAGCCTCCCGTGCAACTGGGGGTGGCGCTCAGCCTGAGCGGGCCGTCCGCCGACGCCTCCAGGGCCTTTGCCGAGGGCGTGCGCCTGTGGATCGAGGAGGCCAACCGCCAGGGCGGCATCCTGGGGCGGCGCGTGGAACTCCTCTGGCGCGACGACCGCTCCGACCCCGAACAGACCGCCCTGGCCTACCGCGAACTGGCCCGCGAGACCCCGCTCCTGCTTGGCCCCCCCGAACGCGTGGCCGGGTTGGCCGTGTTGCCCGTGCTCGTGCGGGCCAAGGCCCCCTGCGTTTTCCCGGCCCCCGCCACCGACAGCCTCTGGGAGGGCGGCGGCGGTTTCGCCTTCGGGCTACTGACGCCCCTCTCCGAGTGGGCAGGCGGCTTCTTCGAGATCGCCGCCCGGGAGGGCCTGGAGACGGCTGCCTCCGTGAGCGTGGACCACCCCTACGACCGCAACGTCTCCGGCAACGTGGCCAAGCTGGCCGGACGCTTCGGCCTGCGCGTGACCTTCCAGGAGTCCGTGCCGCTCGACCAGGCCGCCCGCGCCCTGGAGGCCGCCCAGAAGACACATCCCGGCGCGCTGCTGCTCTGGGGCAGCCCGCGCGGCTGCGTGGCGGCCCTGCGCGCCCTCAAGGCCATGCGCTGGAAGCCCCGGGCGCTCTACGTGTCGTCGAGCCTCTTCGAGGAGCCCCTTTCGGCCCTGGCGGGCTCCGCCGCTGACGAGGCTTTCACCGCGCTGCCCTGGGCCCCCTTCGCCGCCCGGGCCTATCCCGGCGGCGCGGAGTTCGTGCGAGACTACCACGTCGCCACCGGCCGCAACCCCGGCTACCTGGCCGCCACGGCCTACGCCGGATGCCAGGTGCTGGCCGCCGCCGCCGCCAAGGCCGGAACGCTCGACCGCGACAAGCTCCGCCTGGCCCTGGCCTCCCTGGACGTGGTGACCATCGTGGGCCGCTACGGCGTGGACCCCTCGGGACGCCAGCTGCGCCAGTTCCCCCTCACCGTGCAGTTGCGCAAGGGTCGCGAGGAGATCGTCTGGCCCGAACAGATGCGCACCGCAAGGCCCCAGGTGGCGAGGTAA
- a CDS encoding adenylosuccinate synthase — protein MAGMVVHGAQWGDEGKGKIVDLLTERADLIVRFHGGNNAGHTLVVDGEKTVLHLIPSGILHAGKRCVIGAGVVLDPGVFLAEADKLTAKGVDMSPARLAVSYRTHVIMPYHNLLDSAREAAKAGSKIGTTGRGIGPCYEDKASRIGIRAGDFLDEALLERKVAAALPEKNALLAGLYGLEPLELSKVMEAVLPLARRVAPHVQDVPAMIQECLAQGKGVLFEGAQGTHLDIDHGTYPFVTSSSCLAGNAAAGSGASVRDLGEVISVVKAYTTRVGSGPFPTELSCADGEHLQSVGAEFGATTGRKRRCGWQDMPVLREAVRLNGTTSLAVTKLDVLGGLKELKICVAYRFQGGELLYPPQQEGALAHVEPVYETLPGWSEDVSACRSMAELPQAARNYLRRMEELSGAPVGIVSVGPGREQTIFPG, from the coding sequence ATGGCTGGCATGGTGGTGCACGGCGCCCAGTGGGGCGACGAAGGCAAGGGAAAGATCGTGGACCTGCTCACCGAGCGGGCGGACCTGATCGTACGCTTCCACGGCGGCAACAACGCGGGCCACACCCTGGTGGTGGACGGCGAGAAGACCGTGCTGCACCTCATCCCCTCGGGCATCCTGCACGCGGGCAAGCGCTGCGTGATCGGCGCGGGCGTGGTGCTCGACCCGGGCGTCTTCCTGGCCGAGGCAGACAAGCTCACGGCCAAAGGCGTGGACATGTCCCCGGCCCGGCTCGCCGTGAGCTACCGCACCCACGTGATCATGCCCTACCACAACCTGCTGGACTCGGCCCGAGAGGCCGCCAAGGCGGGCTCCAAGATCGGCACCACCGGCCGCGGCATCGGCCCCTGCTACGAGGACAAGGCCTCGCGCATCGGCATCCGCGCCGGAGACTTCCTCGACGAGGCCCTGCTGGAGCGCAAGGTGGCCGCCGCCCTGCCCGAAAAGAACGCCCTGCTGGCCGGGCTCTACGGCCTTGAGCCCCTGGAGCTCTCCAAGGTGATGGAGGCCGTGCTCCCCCTGGCCCGTCGCGTGGCCCCCCACGTGCAGGACGTGCCCGCCATGATCCAGGAGTGCCTCGCCCAGGGCAAGGGCGTGCTCTTCGAGGGCGCGCAGGGCACCCACCTGGACATCGACCACGGCACCTACCCCTTCGTCACGTCGTCCTCCTGCCTGGCGGGCAACGCCGCCGCCGGGTCCGGGGCCAGCGTGCGCGACCTGGGCGAGGTGATCTCCGTGGTCAAGGCCTACACCACCCGCGTGGGCTCCGGCCCCTTCCCCACTGAGCTCTCCTGCGCGGACGGCGAACACCTCCAGAGCGTGGGCGCGGAGTTCGGGGCCACCACCGGCCGCAAGCGCCGCTGCGGCTGGCAGGACATGCCCGTGCTGCGCGAGGCCGTGCGCCTCAACGGCACTACCAGCCTCGCCGTCACCAAGCTCGACGTGCTGGGCGGCCTGAAGGAGCTGAAAATCTGCGTGGCCTACCGCTTCCAGGGCGGCGAACTGCTCTACCCGCCCCAGCAGGAAGGCGCGCTGGCCCACGTGGAGCCCGTCTACGAAACCCTGCCCGGCTGGAGCGAGGACGTGAGCGCCTGCCGCTCCATGGCCGAGCTGCCCCAGGCCGCCAGGAACTACCTGCGCCGCATGGAGGAACTCTCCGGCGCGCCCGTGGGCATCGTCTCCGTGGGCCCCGGCCGCGAGCAGACCATCTTCCCGGGCTAG